In Nocardia yunnanensis, one DNA window encodes the following:
- a CDS encoding cytochrome b, with translation MATTAHRSKIAGRLATQANEADERYKGAAFLKRSINKVFPTHWSFLLGEIALYSFIILLLSGVYLTLYFDPSMQDVTYNGSYQPLRGVTMSRAYETALNISFDVRGGLFVRQVHHWAALLFTASMIIHMCRVFFTGAFRKPREANWVIGALLFIMAMFEGFFGYSLPDDLLSGTGLRAAFAGITLGSPVIGTWLHWLMFGGDFPGTIIIPRLYIAHVLLLPGIMLALIGVHIALVWYQKHTQYPGPGRSEKNVIGTRIVPVFSLDQGAYFAFTLGALALMGGLLQINPIWNLGPYNPSQVSAGTQPDFYMMWTDGFLRLFPAWELYIFGHTVPGAFSVALFMPLIFGLLIGYPWIEKRLTGDRVRHNLLQRPRDVPVRTAIGAMALSFYLILTLACVNDIIAFKFNISLNATTWAFRIGLLTVPALAYTIAYRLCVGLQRADRSVLEHGIETGVIRRLPHGEYIEVHQPLGPVDAHGHPIPLEYQGARVPRKMNELGIAGRPGTGAFFFADPPAERELNAANDREAEHTQLAVLRRAQNNNTP, from the coding sequence ATGGCAACCACGGCACACAGATCCAAGATCGCCGGTCGACTTGCGACGCAAGCCAATGAGGCGGACGAGCGGTACAAAGGGGCCGCATTCCTGAAAAGATCGATCAACAAGGTCTTTCCGACCCACTGGTCGTTCCTGCTCGGCGAAATAGCGCTGTACAGCTTCATCATCCTCTTGCTGTCCGGCGTCTATTTGACCTTGTATTTCGATCCGTCCATGCAGGACGTGACCTATAACGGCTCGTATCAGCCATTGCGCGGGGTCACCATGTCCCGCGCCTACGAGACCGCGCTCAATATCTCCTTCGACGTACGCGGCGGACTGTTCGTGCGGCAGGTGCACCATTGGGCCGCACTGCTTTTCACCGCGTCCATGATCATTCACATGTGCCGGGTCTTCTTCACCGGCGCCTTCCGCAAACCGCGCGAGGCCAACTGGGTGATCGGCGCGCTGCTGTTCATCATGGCCATGTTCGAGGGCTTCTTCGGCTACTCGCTGCCCGACGACCTGCTCTCGGGCACCGGCCTGCGCGCCGCCTTCGCCGGCATCACCTTGGGCAGCCCGGTCATCGGCACCTGGCTGCACTGGCTCATGTTCGGCGGGGACTTCCCCGGCACCATCATCATTCCGCGCCTCTATATCGCGCACGTGCTGCTGCTGCCCGGAATCATGCTGGCGCTCATCGGAGTTCACATCGCGCTGGTCTGGTATCAGAAGCACACGCAGTATCCGGGGCCGGGACGCTCGGAGAAGAATGTCATCGGCACCCGCATCGTGCCGGTGTTCTCGCTGGACCAGGGCGCGTACTTCGCCTTCACCCTCGGCGCGCTGGCGCTCATGGGCGGGCTGCTGCAGATCAATCCGATCTGGAATCTGGGGCCCTACAACCCGTCTCAGGTCTCCGCCGGCACCCAGCCCGACTTCTACATGATGTGGACCGACGGCTTCCTGCGCCTGTTCCCGGCCTGGGAGCTCTACATCTTCGGCCACACCGTGCCGGGCGCGTTCTCGGTGGCGCTGTTCATGCCGCTGATCTTCGGCCTGCTCATCGGCTACCCGTGGATCGAGAAGCGGCTGACCGGGGATCGGGTGCGGCACAATCTGCTTCAGCGGCCGCGGGATGTGCCGGTCCGCACCGCGATCGGGGCGATGGCGCTGAGCTTCTATCTGATTCTCACGCTGGCCTGCGTCAACGACATCATCGCGTTCAAGTTCAATATCTCGCTCAATGCCACCACCTGGGCCTTCCGCATCGGGCTGCTGACCGTCCCGGCGCTGGCGTACACCATCGCCTACCGGTTGTGCGTGGGTCTGCAGCGGGCCGACCGGTCGGTGCTCGAGCACGGCATCGAGACCGGGGTGATCCGGCGGCTGCCGCACGGCGAGTACATCGAGGTGCATCAGCCGCTGGGCCCGGTCGACGCGCACGGCCATCCGATTCCGCTGGAGTACCAGGGCGCTCGCGTACCGCGGAAGATGAACGAGCTGGGCATCGCCGGCCGGCCGGGCACGGGTGCGTTCTTCTTCGCGGATCCGCCCGCCGAGCGGGAACTCAATGCCGCCAACGACCGCGAAGCCGAGCACACGCAGCTCGCGGTGCTGCGGCGGGCGCAGAACAACAACACCCCCTGA
- the tgt gene encoding tRNA guanosine(34) transglycosylase Tgt, with amino-acid sequence MSSPSEFSFKVGTRLEGRHGRTGVISTPHGDIATPAFIPVGTKATVKAVLPETMKELGSQALLANAYHLYLQPGPDIVDEAGGVASFMNWHGPTFTDSGGFQVMSLGVGFKKVLAMEAVGVRSDDVIAKGKERLAHVDDDGVTFRSHLDGSKHRFTPEVSMGIQHQLGADVMMAFDELTTLMNTRGYQEESLERTRRWAQRCLDEHERLTAARSHRPYQALFGVIQGAQYEDLRRKACRDLEELRGAAGTGFDGYGIGGALEKHNLGTIVGWCCDELPESKPRHLLGISEPEDIFTAVENGADTFDCVNPSRVARNAALYTDEGRFNINTARFKRDFTPIDETCDCYTCANYTRAYIHHLFKAKEILAATLCTIHNERFTVRLVDRVRESLDGGYFDDYKTDFLGRWRGRIKAPGL; translated from the coding sequence GTGTCTTCTCCCTCCGAGTTCTCGTTCAAGGTCGGTACCCGTCTGGAAGGGCGGCATGGCAGGACGGGCGTGATCAGTACCCCGCACGGGGACATCGCCACGCCCGCCTTCATTCCGGTGGGTACCAAGGCCACGGTCAAGGCCGTGCTGCCGGAGACGATGAAGGAACTCGGATCGCAGGCGCTGCTGGCCAACGCCTATCACCTGTATCTGCAGCCCGGCCCGGACATCGTGGACGAGGCCGGGGGTGTGGCGTCGTTCATGAACTGGCACGGCCCGACCTTCACCGATTCCGGCGGCTTCCAGGTCATGTCGCTGGGTGTCGGTTTCAAGAAGGTGCTGGCCATGGAGGCCGTCGGCGTGCGGAGCGACGACGTCATCGCCAAGGGCAAGGAGCGCCTGGCCCACGTCGACGACGACGGCGTCACCTTCCGCTCGCACCTGGACGGCTCCAAGCACCGGTTCACGCCGGAGGTGTCCATGGGCATCCAGCATCAGCTGGGCGCGGACGTCATGATGGCCTTCGACGAGCTCACCACGCTCATGAACACCCGTGGCTACCAGGAGGAATCGCTGGAGCGCACGCGCCGCTGGGCGCAGCGCTGCCTCGACGAGCACGAGCGCCTCACCGCCGCCCGCTCGCATCGCCCCTATCAGGCGCTGTTCGGCGTGATCCAGGGCGCGCAGTACGAGGACCTGCGCCGCAAGGCATGTCGCGATCTGGAGGAGCTGCGCGGCGCGGCCGGCACCGGATTCGACGGTTACGGCATCGGCGGCGCGTTGGAGAAGCACAATCTGGGCACCATCGTCGGCTGGTGCTGCGACGAGTTGCCGGAGAGCAAGCCGCGGCATCTGCTCGGCATCAGCGAACCCGAGGACATCTTCACCGCGGTGGAGAACGGCGCGGACACCTTCGACTGCGTGAATCCCTCACGCGTGGCGCGCAATGCGGCGCTGTACACCGACGAGGGCCGGTTCAATATCAATACGGCGCGGTTCAAGCGGGATTTCACGCCGATCGACGAGACCTGCGACTGCTACACCTGCGCGAATTACACCCGCGCCTATATCCATCACCTGTTCAAGGCGAAAGAGATTCTCGCCGCGACCCTGTGCACCATCCACAACGAGCGTTTCACGGTGCGCCTGGTGGATCGCGTCCGAGAAAGCCTGGACGGCGGCTATTTCGACGACTACAAGACCGATTTCCTGGGCCGCTGGCGCGGCCGCATCAAAGCCCCTGGCCTGTAA
- a CDS encoding DUF4190 domain-containing protein, with amino-acid sequence MTNPGDSDEWWKQYGGEGVAPEAPSQPPPPATPPPAGYTSAPQYQNPPLTPPPQPVYPTYPPPQANSSPGYPAAGQQPPAYGQPQAYGQPQPYGQQQPYGYQPYGYAQPSQQTNSMAIASLVVSIIGLPSLFFCLFIPVVSIVGLVLGIVGLNQVKTNQQQGRGLALGGIWVGAIGAVIGIALLLVLVSIGNWHSSTY; translated from the coding sequence ATGACGAATCCCGGCGATTCCGACGAGTGGTGGAAGCAGTACGGCGGCGAGGGCGTGGCGCCCGAGGCGCCGTCGCAACCGCCGCCGCCGGCGACCCCGCCGCCCGCCGGCTACACCTCCGCCCCGCAGTACCAGAATCCGCCGCTGACTCCGCCACCGCAGCCGGTGTATCCGACTTATCCGCCGCCGCAGGCGAATTCGAGTCCCGGATACCCCGCTGCCGGGCAGCAGCCGCCCGCCTACGGCCAGCCTCAGGCGTATGGCCAGCCGCAGCCGTACGGCCAGCAGCAGCCCTACGGCTATCAGCCCTACGGCTACGCGCAGCCCTCGCAGCAGACCAATTCGATGGCCATCGCCTCGCTGGTGGTCTCGATCATCGGCCTGCCGTCCCTGTTCTTCTGCCTGTTCATCCCGGTGGTCTCGATCGTCGGACTGGTGCTGGGCATCGTCGGCCTCAACCAGGTCAAGACCAATCAGCAGCAGGGCCGCGGCCTGGCGCTGGGCGGTATCTGGGTGGGCGCGATCGGGGCCGTCATCGGTATCGCGCTACTGCTCGTCCTGGTCAGCATCGGAAACTGGCATTCGTCGACGTACTGA
- a CDS encoding WS/DGAT domain-containing protein: MNFLAARDATVYWLSARTRNDLFLLYCFADAGRPTERLRADVANRVAGIPDLLVRVLDPPANIAYPIWAPCEFTNDQFVAHDLEIATWATVTAAVGDLLGTGVRANERPWRLHVFRDVGEVPGFATGESALVAVLQLSHALADGRRAARLARELFGGGELPASASRSSLPPVVSHLVPHSRRDTAMGALAAIRAILELPIGMACTVVRGVGAARAQRRLAALTAAGHLPPPARDAEPTVLNGGGAVPVAHVVRMLVCDKNRLRAPGYSVTVVVLTAVSLALERRLRAEGESADALRAQVPMAVPGPARNAYRDLSVALAAGAPIAARAGRIAADLAARRERAAHPLQRAQDAVTAVVPAPLLRHDVARAPIDVLPERVSGHTVVSSVDRGAADLEFGGGAVRFTAGFPALGAVMHLTHGIHGLGDTVTVSIHADPAVVPDVDDYAATLRSALDEVIDVLGSARPR; the protein is encoded by the coding sequence GTGAATTTCCTGGCCGCCCGGGACGCCACCGTGTACTGGCTGTCCGCGCGCACCCGCAACGATCTGTTCCTGCTCTACTGCTTCGCCGACGCCGGGCGCCCGACGGAACGACTGCGGGCGGACGTGGCGAACCGGGTCGCGGGTATTCCGGATTTGCTGGTGCGCGTGCTGGACCCTCCTGCAAACATTGCGTATCCGATTTGGGCGCCTTGCGAATTCACGAATGACCAGTTCGTCGCCCACGACCTCGAGATCGCGACCTGGGCGACCGTGACGGCCGCCGTCGGCGACCTGCTCGGCACGGGGGTGCGGGCGAACGAGCGCCCGTGGCGGCTGCACGTCTTCCGGGATGTCGGTGAAGTCCCGGGATTCGCTACCGGTGAGTCCGCGCTCGTGGCGGTGCTCCAGCTATCCCACGCGCTGGCCGACGGTCGGCGCGCCGCGCGTCTCGCCCGGGAGTTGTTCGGCGGTGGCGAACTTCCGGCATCGGCGTCCCGCTCGTCGTTGCCGCCGGTTGTGAGCCATCTCGTCCCGCATTCCAGGCGAGATACCGCGATGGGCGCTCTCGCGGCAATTCGAGCCATACTCGAGCTCCCAATCGGTATGGCATGCACCGTGGTTCGCGGTGTGGGTGCCGCCCGCGCCCAACGCCGGCTGGCCGCGCTCACGGCCGCCGGTCACCTCCCGCCGCCCGCCCGCGACGCCGAGCCCACCGTGCTGAACGGCGGTGGCGCGGTCCCCGTCGCGCACGTCGTGCGAATGCTGGTGTGCGACAAGAATCGGCTGAGGGCGCCGGGCTATTCGGTGACGGTTGTGGTGCTCACCGCCGTCTCGCTGGCACTCGAACGCCGCCTGCGCGCCGAGGGCGAATCGGCGGACGCATTGCGCGCCCAGGTCCCCATGGCCGTCCCCGGGCCCGCCCGCAACGCCTACCGCGACTTGTCGGTGGCGCTGGCCGCGGGCGCGCCGATCGCGGCCCGCGCCGGTCGCATCGCCGCCGACCTGGCCGCTCGTCGCGAACGCGCCGCGCATCCGCTCCAGCGCGCCCAGGACGCCGTGACCGCCGTCGTGCCCGCTCCCTTGCTGCGCCACGACGTGGCTCGTGCCCCGATCGATGTACTCCCCGAACGGGTTTCGGGCCACACCGTCGTCTCCAGCGTCGACCGCGGCGCCGCGGATCTCGAGTTCGGCGGCGGCGCGGTGCGTTTCACGGCGGGCTTCCCGGCCCTCGGCGCGGTCATGCACCTGACCCACGGCATCCACGGACTCGGCGACACGGTCACCGTGTCGATCCACGCCGACCCGGCCGTCGTCCCGGACGTGGACGACTATGCGGCGACCCTGCGATCGGCCTTGGACGAGGTGATCGACGTCTTGGGTTCGGCCCGCCCTCGCTAG
- a CDS encoding alpha/beta fold hydrolase: MPFVTTDDGAKVHYRDTGGDGPAVLMLHGFFMDSVMWEPQEKSLAPAYRLVSVDARGHGGTTDDGEPFDHWTLARDAFAVADQLGIERFAIIGQFQGGWIGMRMALQQRSRVRGLAAIGSRSDAYDPSEYAAYKRIILGQWILGDGDLEAIAKPIAAMMVGGTREHHRFWLDRWLADDRRRLEQAGWALMNRESIDDMLADITVPVLVMHGVGDPVYHRDHQEALAARFGGPTRVETINAVNANHSPTFTHPELTDPILRDWLDGLPA; this comes from the coding sequence ATGCCGTTCGTGACCACCGACGACGGAGCGAAGGTCCACTATCGCGATACCGGCGGCGACGGGCCCGCGGTGCTCATGCTGCACGGGTTCTTCATGGATTCCGTGATGTGGGAACCCCAGGAGAAGTCACTGGCGCCGGCCTACCGGCTGGTCTCCGTCGATGCCCGTGGGCACGGCGGCACCACCGACGACGGCGAACCGTTCGATCATTGGACGCTGGCCCGCGATGCGTTCGCGGTGGCCGACCAGCTCGGGATCGAGCGCTTCGCGATCATCGGCCAGTTCCAGGGGGGATGGATCGGCATGCGGATGGCCTTGCAGCAGCGGTCCCGGGTGCGCGGACTCGCCGCGATCGGTTCTCGTTCCGACGCCTACGATCCCTCCGAGTACGCCGCGTACAAGCGGATCATCCTGGGGCAGTGGATTCTCGGCGACGGCGATCTGGAGGCGATCGCGAAGCCGATCGCCGCGATGATGGTCGGCGGCACCCGCGAGCATCACCGCTTCTGGCTCGACCGCTGGCTCGCCGACGACCGCCGCCGTCTCGAACAGGCCGGGTGGGCGCTGATGAATCGCGAGAGCATCGACGACATGCTGGCCGACATCACCGTGCCGGTGCTGGTCATGCACGGCGTCGGCGACCCGGTCTACCACCGCGATCACCAGGAGGCGCTGGCGGCGCGCTTCGGCGGCCCGACGAGGGTCGAGACCATCAACGCGGTCAACGCCAATCACTCACCGACCTTCACCCACCCCGAGCTCACCGACCCGATCCTGCGCGACTGGCTCGACGGCCTGCCCGCCTGA
- a CDS encoding RDD family protein, with the protein MTSGGYDPNQYPQGGQPYGQQPYGQQPQQPYGQQPYGQSDPYAQQPQQQPYGQQSDPYAQQQPPQYGQQPPSYGQQQPYGQQPYQAYPGGNQPYGAPGFGGSQPGELWVRFGARVIDYLVAGIPTGIVVGILEAAMGGGIGASILGSIITAVVITAYFVLLETQNNGQTLGKKLLGLRVIGPGGAPLDVVTSLKRNIFVAADIVYCLGNLVSIGLMIWAAISIEQDPNKQGWHDKFAGGTQVLKG; encoded by the coding sequence ATGACGAGCGGTGGGTACGACCCCAACCAATATCCGCAGGGCGGCCAGCCGTACGGGCAGCAGCCTTACGGGCAGCAGCCCCAGCAGCCGTACGGGCAGCAGCCCTACGGCCAGTCCGACCCCTACGCCCAGCAGCCGCAGCAGCAGCCCTACGGACAGCAGTCCGATCCGTACGCCCAGCAGCAGCCGCCGCAGTACGGCCAGCAGCCGCCGTCCTACGGTCAGCAGCAGCCCTACGGTCAGCAGCCGTACCAGGCCTACCCGGGCGGCAATCAGCCTTACGGCGCACCGGGTTTCGGTGGCTCGCAGCCGGGTGAGCTGTGGGTCCGCTTCGGCGCCCGCGTCATCGACTACCTGGTCGCCGGTATCCCCACGGGTATCGTCGTCGGGATCCTCGAGGCGGCCATGGGTGGCGGCATCGGCGCGTCCATCCTGGGCTCGATCATCACCGCCGTGGTTATCACCGCCTACTTCGTGCTGCTGGAGACCCAGAACAACGGCCAGACCCTCGGCAAGAAGCTGCTCGGCCTGCGCGTGATCGGCCCCGGCGGCGCGCCCCTCGATGTCGTCACGTCGCTGAAGCGCAACATCTTCGTCGCGGCCGACATCGTGTACTGCCTCGGCAACCTGGTCAGCATCGGTTTGATGATCTGGGCCGCGATCTCCATCGAGCAGGACCCGAACAAGCAGGGCTGGCACGACAAGTTCGCCGGCGGCACCCAGGTGCTCAAGGGCTGA
- a CDS encoding DUF309 domain-containing protein codes for MEDMPDQPQEDIGRDRDEEGRARNARPRDRFGRPLPLGSTGVPRIPDDLDLPPTETLDYAQRLIDDGLAFNAHEVLEAAWKNGPFAEKSLWQGLAQFAVGLTHIQRGNSKGARTLLTRAAQRLTAYGPAPYDIDTAGLVACADALLTALDQGKPLSENDLRPRLTGTR; via the coding sequence ATGGAGGACATGCCCGACCAGCCCCAGGAAGACATCGGCCGCGACCGCGACGAGGAGGGCCGTGCCCGGAATGCCCGACCCCGTGACCGTTTTGGGCGACCCCTCCCTCTCGGCAGCACGGGTGTACCTCGCATACCCGACGATCTCGACCTGCCGCCGACCGAGACCCTCGACTACGCCCAACGCCTCATAGACGACGGACTCGCATTCAACGCGCACGAGGTACTCGAGGCCGCATGGAAGAACGGACCGTTCGCGGAAAAGTCGCTGTGGCAGGGCCTTGCGCAGTTCGCCGTTGGACTGACCCACATTCAGCGTGGAAATTCGAAGGGAGCTCGCACTCTGCTGACGCGTGCGGCGCAGCGCCTGACGGCCTACGGACCGGCCCCCTACGACATCGACACCGCCGGCCTGGTGGCCTGCGCCGACGCCCTCCTCACCGCGCTCGACCAGGGAAAACCGCTCTCCGAGAACGACCTTCGACCGCGACTCACTGGTACGCGCTGA
- a CDS encoding helix-turn-helix domain-containing protein, giving the protein MEGEIVMPSLGAFARELRDRRGWTQPKAADRAKVGVSTLRKLEQNSGAEFREDTLENLANVLCATGDERAHWWALAGRTGRALPGSGPEDVALLVAALDSAPAAWVRDWRVRIANDAHRRLFPGLADAESLPRWMFGDPRAKLVLPEWWDEARMLVGMMRHLAVSGRGHGHTVDVIRAMSDYPDFRRIWDTGVVHIARPGRLRRIWSPATESETTLREALYPTSESGVIIVGFPAGADEVRSGGQAVEPVAQDRVGELGVGEGR; this is encoded by the coding sequence ATGGAGGGCGAGATCGTGATGCCCAGCTTGGGAGCGTTCGCTAGAGAGTTGCGGGATCGGCGGGGGTGGACTCAGCCCAAGGCGGCGGATCGGGCGAAGGTGGGGGTTTCCACGCTGCGCAAGCTCGAGCAGAATTCGGGGGCGGAGTTTCGGGAGGACACGCTCGAGAATCTGGCGAACGTGTTGTGCGCGACGGGGGACGAACGGGCGCACTGGTGGGCGCTCGCGGGGCGGACGGGGCGGGCTTTGCCGGGGAGCGGCCCGGAGGATGTCGCTTTGCTGGTGGCCGCGCTGGATTCGGCGCCGGCGGCGTGGGTGCGGGATTGGCGGGTGCGGATCGCCAATGACGCTCACCGGCGGCTGTTTCCGGGGCTGGCGGATGCGGAATCGTTGCCGCGGTGGATGTTCGGTGACCCGCGCGCGAAACTGGTGCTGCCGGAATGGTGGGACGAGGCGAGGATGCTGGTCGGAATGATGCGGCACCTGGCGGTGAGCGGCCGGGGACACGGGCACACGGTCGATGTGATCCGGGCGATGAGCGACTACCCGGATTTCCGGCGCATCTGGGATACCGGAGTGGTGCACATCGCCCGGCCGGGACGGCTGCGGCGCATCTGGTCGCCGGCCACCGAATCGGAGACGACGCTGCGGGAGGCGTTGTATCCGACGTCGGAATCCGGCGTGATCATCGTCGGGTTCCCGGCCGGGGCAGACGAGGTGCGATCAGGCGGGCAGGCCGTCGAGCCAGTCGCGCAGGATCGGGTCGGTGAGCTCGGGGTGGGTGAAGGTCGGTGA
- the gluQRS gene encoding tRNA glutamyl-Q(34) synthetase GluQRS — protein MSTHPVPATPAPAGARFGRFAPSPSGDLHVGNLRTGLLAWLFARSTGRGFLMRVEDLDRVRQGAAARQLEDLAAIGLDWDPPVVRQSERLPLYEAALARLTAAGLTYECFCTRREIQQAVTAPHGPLGAYPGTCRNLTERERRQRRDAGRPAALRLRADVTEFTVTDRLLGEYRGAVDDLVLRRGDGTPAYNLAVVVDDADQGIDQVVRGDDLLPSTPRQAYLATLLDLPVPEYAHVPLVLNPAGQRLAKRDGAVTLRDRVARGETPRQVFEALAASLGYDEVNTPSDLLERFRPETLPREPWRLDPNGLLQPCEYP, from the coding sequence GTGTCCACCCACCCCGTCCCAGCAACGCCCGCACCCGCCGGTGCGCGATTCGGCCGCTTCGCCCCCAGCCCCTCGGGCGACCTGCATGTGGGCAACCTGCGCACCGGACTGCTGGCCTGGCTGTTCGCCCGCTCGACCGGACGCGGATTCCTCATGCGGGTGGAGGATTTGGACCGGGTGCGGCAGGGCGCGGCCGCGCGGCAGCTCGAGGATCTCGCGGCCATCGGGCTGGACTGGGACCCGCCGGTGGTCCGGCAATCCGAGCGGCTGCCGCTGTACGAGGCCGCCCTCGCACGCCTGACCGCGGCCGGCCTCACCTACGAATGCTTCTGCACGCGAAGGGAAATACAGCAGGCGGTGACCGCGCCGCACGGTCCGCTGGGCGCGTACCCGGGGACCTGCCGGAATCTCACCGAGCGAGAGCGGCGGCAGCGCCGCGACGCGGGCCGGCCCGCCGCCCTGCGATTGCGCGCGGACGTCACCGAATTCACCGTCACCGATCGGCTGCTCGGTGAATATCGGGGCGCGGTGGACGATTTGGTGCTGCGCCGCGGTGACGGCACCCCCGCCTACAACCTCGCCGTCGTCGTCGACGACGCCGATCAAGGCATCGATCAGGTGGTGCGCGGTGACGACCTGCTGCCGTCGACCCCGCGCCAGGCCTATCTGGCGACCCTGCTCGACCTGCCCGTTCCCGAATACGCCCACGTCCCGCTCGTGCTGAACCCGGCCGGGCAGCGCCTGGCCAAACGCGACGGCGCGGTCACCCTGCGTGATCGCGTGGCCCGCGGCGAAACCCCGCGGCAGGTGTTCGAAGCCCTCGCGGCGTCGCTGGGCTACGACGAGGTGAACACGCCGTCGGATCTGCTGGAACGATTCCGGCCGGAAACTCTTCCGCGCGAACCGTGGAGACTCGACCCGAACGGGTTGTTGCAACCCTGTGAGTATCCGTAA
- a CDS encoding DUF397 domain-containing protein → MKVDFTGAVWRKSKHSGPNGNCVEVAFLGDGNVAVRDSKDQGGGPILAFTPGEWDAFMAGVSDGEFKRA, encoded by the coding sequence GTGAAGGTGGATTTCACCGGCGCCGTGTGGCGCAAGAGCAAACACAGTGGCCCCAACGGCAACTGCGTCGAGGTCGCGTTCCTCGGCGACGGCAATGTCGCGGTTCGCGACAGCAAGGATCAGGGCGGCGGCCCGATCCTGGCCTTCACCCCCGGCGAATGGGACGCCTTCATGGCCGGCGTCTCCGACGGCGAGTTCAAGCGGGCCTGA
- a CDS encoding queuosine precursor transporter, producing MSDTKTVEDGRSGHPAPEHASFADAAGGYFTPVAVAFTAVLLISNVCVAKGVQFFSGSHVSFGPITVLPLTMDGAFFLFPLAYVIGDILSEVYGFRATRRIVYYGFGALLLMIICFQIVIKLPTGDLDQNGSAFGDVLGHTPQLAFAGIAGYFVGQFLNSITLVLIKEKTKEKHLWARLLGSTVAGEVGDTFVFCSIAATAIGIHTWGDYFNYTIVGFIWKTLVEMCVLPISYRCIAFLKKREPSYRPRERSAIYE from the coding sequence GTGAGTGATACGAAAACGGTCGAAGACGGCCGATCTGGACACCCCGCGCCCGAACACGCGAGCTTCGCGGATGCGGCGGGGGGATATTTCACACCGGTGGCGGTGGCTTTCACCGCCGTGTTGTTGATTTCCAATGTGTGCGTCGCCAAGGGCGTGCAGTTCTTCTCCGGGAGCCATGTCTCCTTCGGACCGATCACCGTGCTGCCCCTCACCATGGACGGCGCGTTCTTCCTGTTCCCCCTCGCCTACGTCATCGGCGACATTCTCAGCGAGGTCTACGGCTTCCGGGCCACCCGCCGCATCGTCTACTACGGTTTCGGCGCGCTCCTGCTGATGATCATCTGCTTCCAGATCGTCATCAAGCTGCCCACCGGCGACCTCGACCAGAACGGCTCGGCCTTCGGCGATGTGCTGGGCCATACCCCGCAGCTGGCCTTCGCCGGTATCGCCGGGTACTTCGTGGGTCAGTTCCTGAACTCGATCACCCTGGTGCTGATCAAGGAGAAGACCAAGGAGAAGCACCTGTGGGCGCGGCTGCTCGGTTCGACCGTGGCGGGCGAGGTGGGCGATACCTTCGTGTTCTGCTCGATCGCCGCCACCGCCATCGGCATCCACACCTGGGGTGACTACTTCAATTACACGATCGTGGGCTTCATCTGGAAGACCCTCGTCGAGATGTGCGTGCTGCCGATCAGCTACCGCTGCATCGCTTTTCTGAAGAAGCGGGAACCCTCCTACCGACCGCGTGAGCGCTCCGCCATCTACGAGTAG